GGTGCTGATGACCCAGGTCGAGAACAGCGCCGCCCAGCGGCTTTATGAGTCATTGGGGTGGCAGCGTAACACCGCGTTTTATAGCTATTTGTTGGATGTGAAATAGCGGGATGTCGCATAGCCGGATATCACATGACCGTATATCGCACAAAGGAGCAACCTGATGTCTTCTACCCCTTCCGCGGTTCTCGCGTTTCCACCGGCAGCGCCGGATGTCATGGCGCACGCGATGTACGACAAACTTTGCCACCACACCGATGCCTGGGATTTGGCCCAGGACCTGGCCGCCGGTGTGGAAGCGATCGTGGTGATCGACACGCGAAGCCAGGCGCACTACCGGGCGGGCCATATACCCGGCGCGGTGAGCCTGCCGCACCGTGAGATGACGCCCGAGCGGCTTGCGACCCTCGACCCTGAAAAGGTGTACGTCACCTACTGCGACGGCATCGGCTGCAACGGCTCGACCAAAGGGGCGTGGAAACTGGCGAGCGCCGGTTTCCAGGTGAAGGAGCTGCTGGGCGGGCTGGATTTCTGGCGCCGGGACGAACACCCGGTGCAGACAGGAGACGAGCGCGGCACGCTTGCCAGCGAGGCGCTGGCGCCCTGCGGCTGCTAGGCCGCCGCTTCAGTCAATACGCATCAAACCCGGCATCGCGCCGGGTTTGATGCGTTGGGCCAAATCAAGCCTCGCTTAACTTGCGCGCGCGGTGCAGATTTTCAATGGTGTTCAGGCAGGCGCTGGCGGCTTCGCGGCCCTTGGCGACGAAGTGCTCGAAATAGAAGTCGTGGTGGGTCGTGTGCTCGTGGAAGTGGTGCGGGGTGAGCACCACCGACAGGATCGGTACGCCAGTGTCGAGCTGGACGCGCATCATGCCGTCGATCACCGCGTGGGCGACGAAGTCGTGGCGGTAGATGCCGCCGTCGACCACAAAGCCGGCCCCGACGATGGCGCCAAAGCGGCCGCTTTGCGCCAGCACCTTCGCCTGTAGCGGAATCTCGTAGGCGCCGGAAACGGTGAATACCTCGACCTGATCGGCACTCATGCCGTTTTTCTCGACTTCCTCGATGAAGGAGGTGTAGGCCTGATTGACGATATCGCCGTGCCAGTGCCCCTGAATGAAGGCGATACGCTGGGCGGTGGTATGAGAGGAGAGTTCTAACGGAAAGGTCTGATTCATGGTGGTTCTCGCTTTAAAGGATACCAGAATCAGGGCATGCGGCATGGCACCGAACGCACCCGGCAAGCGGGGGCGCGAGAGCAGCCGTTCTCTTTCATCCGGACTATCACCGTCGGCTTCGGAATCGCACCGAATCTGCTGACCTCCAGCGTGCTGGAGCGCTCGCGGGCTCGTGCCAGAAAGGCCATCACCGCCGGTGGGGACTTTCACCCCGCCCTGAGAACTTGTTTGCGTGCTAAACGCGGCCCCAGTGTACGTCGAATGGCCTGGCGCCGCTACATTGGCTGTTTATCTCAGGCCGTTGCGCACACATCGACCCATTCAGCGCCCACCAGCTCGGCCAAACGCGACGGGGCGATGCGAACGGCGCTGGTAGGCGAGCCCGCCGCCGGCAGCACTTCGTCGAAACGCTTGAGCGATTCATCGCAGTAAACGGGCAGATCAGTGGCCAGGCCAAAGGGGC
The window above is part of the Halomonas sp. GD1P12 genome. Proteins encoded here:
- a CDS encoding rhodanese-like domain-containing protein codes for the protein MSSTPSAVLAFPPAAPDVMAHAMYDKLCHHTDAWDLAQDLAAGVEAIVVIDTRSQAHYRAGHIPGAVSLPHREMTPERLATLDPEKVYVTYCDGIGCNGSTKGAWKLASAGFQVKELLGGLDFWRRDEHPVQTGDERGTLASEALAPCGC
- a CDS encoding 6,7-dimethyl-8-ribityllumazine synthase, which gives rise to MNQTFPLELSSHTTAQRIAFIQGHWHGDIVNQAYTSFIEEVEKNGMSADQVEVFTVSGAYEIPLQAKVLAQSGRFGAIVGAGFVVDGGIYRHDFVAHAVIDGMMRVQLDTGVPILSVVLTPHHFHEHTTHHDFYFEHFVAKGREAASACLNTIENLHRARKLSEA